ACCGGGATCTCGATCAGCGTCTCGCCGAAGCGCGGCACGCTGCCGGCGCGGTCGCTGACGCCGCTGGCGAAGGGGCGGCCGTTGAGGTCGAGGTCGAGCGCCAGGCCGTCGAAGTCGATCGCGGTCTCGTTGGGGTTCTGCACCCGCAGCTTGACCTTGAAGCGCATCTCCATGCCCTCGCCGGGGATGGGCTCGAGGCCGACGACGTTGATGCGTACCGGCTCGCGATGCACCAGGCTGGCGCAGCCGGCGAGGCCGAGCACGAGCAGGGCGCCGAGCAGCAGCAGGAAGCTGCGCAGGGTGTTCGGGCGAGGCAGGGCAGGATGGCTGTGCATGGCGACGATCTCCAGCGGTGAGCGGGCACGCCGGTGGCGGCACCTGTGCTGCGATTCTAACAACCCGCCCGGCCAATGCCTGCGGCGCTCAGAATCCCGAGCCCGGTTCGCGCAGGAAGGCCGCCTCCTCGGCGCTCGTCTCCCGTCCGAGGGCGAGGTTGCGGTGCGGAAAGCGCCCGAAGCGCTCGACGATCTCGAGGTGGCGGCGGGCGTAGTCGAGGTAGCCCGCGAAGGCCGGCTGCGCCGCCGGCGCCACGTCCGCGGCGAGCGCGTCGAACAGGCGCACCGCCTCGCGCTGGTCGGCGAGGTCCTCGGAATGCTCCAGCGGCAGGTACAGGAACACGCGCTCGATCGGGCGCGCGGCGCCATCCAGGCCGAGCCGCAGCGCCTCCTTCGCCCAGCGCAGCGCGAGCACGTCGAAGGCGAAGGCCGCGGCCTCGCCGCGCCAGATGTTGCGCGGGAACTGGTCGGTCAGCAGGATCAGCGCCAGCCGCCCGCGCGTCGAGCCGACCCAGCCGTCCAGCTCGCCCACCGCGGCGCGGCGCACCAGCGGCGTGAAGCGCTCGCGGATCTCGGCATCGACCGCGGGCTGCTTCTTCCACCACAGTGCCGACTGGCGGTCGATGATGTCGGTCTCGGTCGCGGTGTCGGCCGCGGGGCCGAACCAGAAGGCGTGGATCGTGTCGGGCGTGTCCATGCGGGGCTCCGTGCGAACGGCCTGCGTCACCGAAGCATAGCCCAGCGCGGGTCTCCACGGGCTGCGGGAGCGCCGGACGGCTTGTTGTTGGGGCTGCCGATGCGTGCCCGAGGCGCCGTTCCGCGATTGCCCGGCCTCGTGGCCTTCGATGTGCACCGCCCCGGTGGGGATGGGGCAATAATCGGATCATGTCCCGCCCAAGCGCCACGACCGCCCCGCTCTCCGCCCTGCGCGGCCTGCTGCCCTTCCTGCGTCCCTACCGCGCGCGGGTGGCGCTCGCCTTCGCGCTGCTGTGCCTGGGCTCGGCGGCGATCCTGGTGGTGCCGCTGGCCTTTCGCGACCTGATCGATGCCGGATTCGGCGGGGTTCCGGCGGGCGGTGAGGCAGCGAGTGGGGCTGCGGACGGTGGCGGGCTGTTCGGCGCCCAGGGCCTGGACGGCCGCTTCGTCGCGCTGTTCGGGCTCGCGGTGTTGTGGGCGGCGGCGGTGGCGGCGCGCTATTACATGGTGTCGTGGATCGGCGAGCGCGTCACCGCCGACCTGCGCGGCGCGGTCTATGCGCGCGTGCTGCGCCAGTCGCCGCAGTTCTTCGAGACCCTGCAGACCGGCGAGGTGCTGTCGCGGCTGACCGGCGACACCACCCTGGTGCAGACGGTGGTGGGTAGCTCGATCTCGATGGGGCTGCGCAGCCTGTTCCAGTTCGTCGGCGGCATGGTGATGCTGGCGGTGACCAGCGTGCAGCTGTTCGGCCTCATCTTCGGGCTGATGGCGTTGCTCGCGCTGCCGATCACCCTCATCGGCCGCCGCGTGCGCAGCCTCTCGCGCGAGGCGCAGGACCGCATCGCCGACGCCTCGGCGC
This genomic stretch from Thauera sp. GDN1 harbors:
- a CDS encoding LEA type 2 family protein, translated to MHSHPALPRPNTLRSFLLLLGALLVLGLAGCASLVHREPVRINVVGLEPIPGEGMEMRFKVKLRVQNPNETAIDFDGLALDLDLNGRPFASGVSDRAGSVPRFGETLIEIPVSVSAIAVVRQALGVIEGEGKAEVPYALRGRLAGGLLGGMRFSDSGTLKLPDPLKTPR
- a CDS encoding DUF924 family protein — its product is MDTPDTIHAFWFGPAADTATETDIIDRQSALWWKKQPAVDAEIRERFTPLVRRAAVGELDGWVGSTRGRLALILLTDQFPRNIWRGEAAAFAFDVLALRWAKEALRLGLDGAARPIERVFLYLPLEHSEDLADQREAVRLFDALAADVAPAAQPAFAGYLDYARRHLEIVERFGRFPHRNLALGRETSAEEAAFLREPGSGF